The following proteins are co-located in the Vibrio azureus genome:
- a CDS encoding NCS2 family permease: MLERLFKLSENGTNVRTEIIAGITTFLTMAYIIFVNPAILADTGMDRGAVFVATCLAAAIGCFIMGLVANYPIAQAPGMGLNAFFTYSVVLGMGYTWQVALAAVFVSGVLFIFLSVFKIREWIINSIPLSLRTGITAGIGLFLAFIALKNAGVVVDNPATLVSMGNITSLQSVLAALGFFLTIALVHRGVKGAVMIAILAVTILALIFGDVQWAGVMSMPPSIAPTFMQLDFSGLFEVGMISVVFAFLFVDLFDTAGTLVGVSQKAGLTDEKGNIPRLNKALLADSTATSVGAVLGTSNTTSYIESVSGVAAGGRTGLTAVVVGVLFLLALLFSPLAGMIPAYATSGALFYVAILMLSGLVSVDWRDLTEAAPVVVTCLVMPLTFSIAEGISLGFIAYAAIKLLSGKGRDVSLSVWLMAAIFIIKYIFG; this comes from the coding sequence ATGCTCGAAAGGCTTTTTAAACTTAGTGAGAATGGCACCAATGTGCGCACTGAGATCATCGCAGGTATTACTACCTTCCTAACTATGGCTTACATTATTTTTGTAAACCCAGCCATCCTTGCTGACACGGGTATGGATCGCGGTGCCGTTTTTGTTGCGACCTGTCTTGCTGCGGCTATTGGCTGTTTTATCATGGGGCTCGTCGCTAATTACCCAATTGCTCAAGCGCCGGGTATGGGGTTGAATGCTTTCTTTACCTATTCGGTTGTATTAGGCATGGGCTATACATGGCAAGTTGCATTGGCGGCTGTTTTTGTGTCTGGTGTCCTATTTATCTTTCTGAGTGTGTTCAAAATTCGTGAGTGGATCATTAATTCGATCCCACTTTCTTTGCGTACTGGTATCACAGCAGGTATCGGCCTATTTCTTGCCTTTATTGCTCTTAAAAATGCTGGCGTGGTTGTCGATAACCCAGCGACCCTAGTTTCAATGGGCAATATCACTTCACTGCAATCTGTCCTTGCTGCGCTGGGCTTTTTCTTGACGATTGCTTTAGTTCATCGCGGTGTGAAAGGGGCGGTGATGATCGCTATCCTAGCGGTGACGATTCTGGCGCTTATTTTTGGTGACGTACAGTGGGCTGGAGTGATGTCAATGCCGCCAAGCATTGCGCCAACTTTCATGCAATTAGACTTTTCTGGTCTCTTTGAAGTGGGGATGATTTCGGTTGTATTTGCTTTCTTATTCGTCGATTTATTTGATACTGCAGGTACGTTGGTTGGCGTCTCACAAAAAGCAGGCCTGACGGATGAGAAAGGCAATATTCCTCGTTTGAATAAAGCACTTCTTGCTGACTCAACGGCAACTTCTGTCGGTGCAGTACTAGGGACGTCAAACACCACTTCTTATATCGAAAGCGTTTCTGGTGTGGCTGCTGGTGGTCGAACGGGTCTTACTGCGGTTGTTGTTGGCGTTCTCTTCTTACTGGCGCTACTGTTTTCTCCTCTTGCGGGTATGATTCCAGCTTATGCGACATCAGGTGCATTATTCTACGTTGCTATTTTGATGTTATCGGGCCTCGTTTCTGTCGATTGGCGTGATCTCACTGAAGCGGCTCCAGTGGTCGTCACTTGTTTGGTCATGCCACTGACTTTCTCGATTGCAGAAGGTATCTCTTTAGGCTTTATCGCTTATGCTGCGATTAAACTGTTAAGTGGTAAAGGGCGTGATGTTTCGCTAAGTGTTTGGCTAATGGCCGCTATCTTTATTATTAAGTACATCTTTGGTTAA
- the ribD gene encoding bifunctional diaminohydroxyphosphoribosylaminopyrimidine deaminase/5-amino-6-(5-phosphoribosylamino)uracil reductase RibD, with the protein MSQNTSAVEFTPFDIKMMSRALKLAQRGIYTTAPNPNVGCVIVRDGKMVGEGYHHRAGEPHAEVHALRMAGELAEGATAYVTLEPCSHYGRTPPCAEGLIKANVSRVVCAMQDPNPQVAGRGIQMLKEAGIEVQVGLLEGEALALNRGFIKFMKTGMPFVQLKMAASLDGQSALQNGQSQWITSPMARQDVQRYRAMSGAILSTSKTVVADDASLNIRWQELPASVQTCYQQNDVRQPPRVILDRQGQLHQDLALFKTDGKRIIVSQKGEVIPQLNEDGRLDLNKTLFTLANQHSLHHLWVEAGPTLASSLIQANLVDELVIYLAPKIMGSDGRGLLGALGLTHMSQVIDLEITDVRQVGKDIRITASLKHNENEKEALCSQEL; encoded by the coding sequence ATGTCGCAAAATACGTCAGCCGTTGAGTTTACTCCTTTTGATATCAAGATGATGTCTCGTGCTCTGAAATTGGCACAACGTGGTATCTATACGACGGCACCCAATCCAAATGTGGGTTGCGTTATTGTTCGTGATGGCAAGATGGTTGGGGAAGGGTATCACCACCGTGCGGGTGAGCCCCATGCTGAAGTCCATGCACTCCGCATGGCCGGTGAGCTTGCAGAAGGCGCGACGGCTTATGTGACTCTCGAACCTTGTTCACATTACGGTAGAACCCCTCCTTGTGCGGAAGGCTTGATCAAAGCGAACGTTTCCCGAGTTGTGTGTGCGATGCAAGACCCTAACCCCCAAGTGGCGGGAAGAGGGATTCAAATGCTCAAAGAGGCCGGTATAGAGGTACAAGTCGGCTTGCTTGAAGGAGAAGCGTTGGCACTGAATCGTGGGTTTATTAAATTCATGAAAACAGGCATGCCATTTGTTCAATTGAAGATGGCGGCGAGTTTGGATGGTCAGAGTGCCTTACAAAACGGTCAAAGTCAGTGGATAACGTCTCCTATGGCTCGACAAGATGTTCAGCGCTACCGAGCGATGAGTGGGGCTATCTTGTCGACAAGCAAAACTGTCGTCGCAGATGATGCTTCACTTAATATTCGTTGGCAAGAGCTCCCAGCTAGTGTGCAAACTTGCTACCAGCAGAATGACGTTAGGCAGCCGCCGCGAGTGATCTTAGACCGACAAGGTCAGCTGCATCAGGATTTAGCGCTCTTTAAGACCGATGGTAAACGCATTATTGTTAGCCAAAAGGGCGAGGTTATTCCTCAACTGAATGAAGATGGACGCCTTGACTTAAATAAAACGCTTTTTACCCTAGCAAACCAGCATTCGTTACACCATTTATGGGTGGAAGCTGGGCCAACCCTCGCAAGTTCACTGATTCAAGCTAACCTTGTTGATGAGTTAGTGATCTACTTGGCACCCAAAATCATGGGCAGTGATGGCAGAGGCTTGCTTGGAGCACTGGGTTTGACCCATATGTCACAAGTGATTGACTTAGAAATTACGGATGTCAGGCAAGTTGGCAAAGATATCCGTATTACTGCTAGCTTAAAACACAACGAGAACGAAAAAGAAGCATTATGTTCACAGGAATTATAG
- the crl gene encoding sigma factor-binding protein Crl, protein MPATTQGPTHFRLMSKLKAVGPYLREPQSQEGHYYFDCLSVCVDDKKSPEKREFWGWWMDLEAREEGGFTAKYHIGKYNKDGVWMPDPLPENVINEVYGTQSTFHKKLIDTLEKHFKLTVDYHTESFEFA, encoded by the coding sequence ATGCCTGCGACAACTCAGGGACCGACTCATTTTCGTCTTATGTCAAAACTAAAAGCGGTGGGGCCGTATTTACGTGAACCTCAGTCGCAAGAAGGCCATTATTACTTCGATTGTTTATCCGTTTGTGTCGATGACAAGAAATCACCAGAAAAACGGGAGTTCTGGGGATGGTGGATGGATCTTGAGGCCCGTGAAGAAGGTGGCTTTACTGCCAAATATCATATCGGGAAATACAACAAAGATGGTGTTTGGATGCCAGACCCGTTACCAGAAAACGTTATTAACGAAGTCTACGGGACACAAAGTACCTTCCATAAAAAACTGATCGATACACTTGAAAAGCACTTCAAACTTACTGTGGACTATCATACAGAGTCGTTTGAGTTCGCTTAA
- a CDS encoding glutamate-5-semialdehyde dehydrogenase → MDLTNMGKAAKEAAFQLATASTAQKNQALAVIADELEANVDVILAANAKDIELAREAGLTEALIDRLLLNEERLAGIANDVRNVISLNDPVGSEIDSKVLENGMSLSRRRVPLGVVGVIYEARPNVTIDIAALCLKTGNASILRGGKETFFSNMELVKVIQSALAKANLPAASVQYIEKPEREWVSQLLKLDEYVDMIIPRGGAGLHKMCQENSTIPVIIGGFGISHIFIDESADLERALDVVENAKVQRPSACNALDTLLVHEEVAAPFLSMLVDRLQDKVTFVAEPNAKKWMDTCQIRDAEEGDFDTEWLSYTLGVKIVPDVKTAIEHMRVHNASHSDAIMTNSLVNAELFINSVGSAAVYVNASTRFTDGAQFGLGAEVAVSTQKLHARGPMGLEELTSYKWVGKADYLIRS, encoded by the coding sequence GTGGATTTAACCAATATGGGAAAAGCGGCAAAAGAAGCGGCTTTTCAACTTGCGACTGCATCAACAGCTCAAAAGAATCAAGCACTGGCTGTTATTGCTGATGAATTGGAAGCTAATGTTGATGTTATTTTGGCAGCGAATGCAAAAGACATCGAACTTGCTCGTGAGGCAGGGCTGACGGAAGCTTTGATCGATCGCCTATTGCTTAACGAAGAGCGTTTGGCTGGTATTGCTAATGATGTGCGTAATGTGATTAGCCTCAATGATCCAGTTGGCAGCGAGATAGACAGCAAAGTCCTAGAAAATGGGATGTCTTTGTCTCGTCGTCGTGTTCCTCTCGGGGTGGTCGGTGTGATTTACGAAGCACGCCCTAATGTGACCATTGATATTGCCGCTTTGTGTCTAAAAACAGGCAATGCCAGCATTCTACGTGGCGGTAAAGAGACATTTTTCTCCAATATGGAGCTGGTTAAAGTGATTCAATCGGCGCTGGCGAAAGCAAATCTGCCAGCCGCATCGGTACAATATATAGAAAAACCAGAGCGTGAGTGGGTATCTCAACTATTAAAGTTGGATGAGTACGTTGATATGATCATTCCACGTGGTGGAGCGGGTTTACATAAAATGTGCCAAGAAAATAGCACTATCCCTGTGATCATCGGGGGGTTTGGTATCAGTCATATTTTCATTGATGAATCGGCGGATCTTGAACGAGCACTGGATGTTGTCGAAAACGCTAAAGTGCAACGTCCATCGGCTTGTAACGCACTGGATACTCTTTTGGTTCATGAAGAAGTCGCGGCCCCTTTCTTATCGATGCTGGTGGATCGTTTGCAAGATAAAGTCACTTTTGTGGCAGAGCCTAACGCAAAAAAATGGATGGATACTTGTCAAATTCGTGATGCGGAAGAGGGCGACTTTGATACGGAATGGCTCAGTTATACACTCGGTGTGAAAATCGTGCCTGATGTCAAAACAGCGATTGAGCATATGCGAGTGCATAATGCCAGCCACTCCGATGCCATCATGACTAACAGCTTGGTAAATGCTGAATTATTTATTAACTCTGTGGGTTCTGCTGCGGTGTATGTGAATGCTTCGACACGCTTTACCGATGGCGCCCAATTTGGTTTAGGTGCTGAAGTCGCAGTGTCTACGCAAAAACTTCATGCCCGTGGACCAATGGGACTTGAAGAACTGACCAGTTATAAATGGGTTGGAAAAGCAGACTATTTGATCCGTTCATAA
- the frsA gene encoding esterase FrsA has protein sequence MSEDTSKNLSETLFVKHKQAKETSALTRYMPTSQKLLDERGEFEQGAWYRHLRRLQWVWQGICPIEMDEVLSKISSSQNSRTQDNWLDTVMGYHSGNWAFEWIKLGMEHQRRAQDMAAEQAADELFNASLCFSIAGYPHLKGDNLAHQAQLLANKAYVQGSEKTRYTIKQIEVPFQKHKIIVNLHLPRTDKQLPVVMVSGGLDSLQTDMWRLFRNHLAPKDIAMLTIDMPSVGHSNHWPLTEDSSCLHQAILHELFSLPWVDHHRVGLLGFRFGGNAMIRLSFLEQDKIKACVALGAPVHDIFSSPKKLQEMPKMYLDLLASRLGKGPVDIRSLAGQMMAWSLKVQGFLTSRKTKVPILALSLEGDPVSPLSDNKLVALFSQYGQAKKICSKTITKGYEQSLDLAIKWLEDELLR, from the coding sequence ATGTCAGAAGACACCAGTAAAAACCTTTCCGAAACTTTGTTTGTCAAACACAAGCAAGCGAAAGAGACGTCAGCGTTGACCCGATATATGCCAACCAGCCAAAAGCTCTTGGATGAAAGAGGCGAGTTTGAACAAGGCGCTTGGTATCGCCACTTAAGGCGTCTTCAATGGGTATGGCAAGGAATATGTCCGATTGAAATGGACGAGGTACTGTCAAAAATTTCTTCTTCGCAGAACTCTCGTACTCAGGATAATTGGTTAGATACTGTGATGGGCTATCACAGTGGTAATTGGGCCTTTGAGTGGATAAAGCTCGGCATGGAGCATCAACGCAGAGCGCAAGACATGGCAGCAGAACAAGCGGCAGATGAGCTGTTTAATGCTTCTTTATGTTTTAGTATTGCTGGTTATCCTCACCTTAAAGGTGACAATCTTGCTCACCAAGCGCAATTGTTAGCGAACAAGGCCTATGTGCAAGGCTCAGAAAAGACGCGGTATACGATTAAACAAATTGAAGTGCCTTTTCAAAAGCATAAGATTATCGTGAATTTACATTTGCCTCGTACCGATAAGCAATTACCGGTGGTGATGGTGAGTGGTGGGCTAGATAGCTTACAAACCGATATGTGGCGTTTGTTTCGAAACCACCTTGCTCCGAAAGACATCGCAATGCTTACGATAGATATGCCTTCGGTAGGTCACAGTAATCATTGGCCACTGACGGAAGATTCTAGCTGTTTGCATCAGGCCATTTTGCATGAATTGTTTTCTTTGCCGTGGGTGGATCACCATCGAGTCGGTCTGCTTGGTTTTCGCTTTGGTGGTAATGCGATGATCCGCCTTTCATTTTTGGAACAAGATAAAATTAAAGCGTGTGTGGCGCTTGGCGCTCCGGTTCACGATATCTTCTCCTCGCCTAAAAAATTACAAGAAATGCCCAAAATGTACTTGGATTTGCTCGCTTCGCGTTTAGGTAAAGGGCCTGTTGATATTCGTAGCTTAGCTGGGCAAATGATGGCTTGGTCGCTAAAAGTACAAGGTTTTCTAACCAGCCGTAAAACAAAAGTGCCTATCTTAGCGCTGAGTTTAGAAGGAGATCCTGTATCGCCATTGAGTGATAACAAGCTGGTTGCGCTTTTTAGCCAATATGGTCAGGCAAAGAAAATTTGTTCCAAAACAATTACAAAAGGTTATGAGCAATCCCTCGATTTGGCGATAAAGTGGTTGGAGGACGAATTATTAAGATGA
- the tet(34) gene encoding oxytetracycline resistance phosphoribosyltransferase domain-containing protein Tet(34), with translation MSQKFIITWDAMQTYCRELAEKQMPAEQWKGIWAVSRGGLVPGAILARELGIRYVDTICISSYDHDHQRDMSVLKAPEGDGEGYLIIEDLVDSGDTARKLREMYPKAKLIAVCAKPSGKELLDDYVVDIAQETWIEQPWDMSIQYVEPVNRKRK, from the coding sequence ATGAGTCAGAAATTCATTATCACTTGGGACGCGATGCAGACTTACTGCCGTGAATTGGCTGAAAAACAAATGCCAGCTGAGCAATGGAAAGGCATTTGGGCTGTGAGCCGAGGTGGTCTAGTTCCTGGAGCGATATTAGCACGTGAACTTGGCATTCGTTACGTCGATACTATCTGTATCTCTAGCTACGACCATGATCACCAGCGTGATATGAGCGTATTAAAAGCACCAGAAGGTGATGGTGAAGGTTACTTGATCATTGAAGACCTTGTTGATAGCGGCGACACGGCGCGTAAATTGCGTGAGATGTACCCGAAAGCAAAACTTATCGCGGTATGTGCTAAACCATCGGGTAAAGAGCTTCTGGATGACTACGTGGTCGATATTGCTCAAGAAACATGGATTGAGCAACCTTGGGACATGTCGATTCAGTATGTCGAGCCAGTAAATCGCAAGCGAAAATAA
- the proB gene encoding glutamate 5-kinase, translated as MTMNQQNSSIAQSQTVVVKLGTSVLTGGTLALDRAHMVELARQCAELKKQGHRVVMVSSGAIAAGREHLGYPALPNAMASKQLLAAVGQSRLIQTWESLFDIYGIKIGQMLLTRADLDDRERFLNARDTINALVENDIIPIVNENDAVATTEIKVGDNDNLSALVGILCGANKLLLLTDQKGLFTADPRKDPNAELIKEVKTIDDTLRKIAGGSGTTLGTGGMATKLQAADIARRAGIEVIIAAGSAPNVIFDSLSTEPQGTRFLPCEEALENRKRWILAGPAAAGDIVIDEGAVKAVVGKGSSLLAKGVLQVRGDFSRGEVARVTNLAGQLVARGISAYSSTDLASIAGKHSKDIITILGHDYGSEVIHRDDLVVIQE; from the coding sequence ATGACAATGAATCAACAGAATTCAAGCATTGCGCAATCACAGACTGTGGTTGTGAAATTGGGTACAAGTGTGCTTACCGGTGGCACGTTGGCGTTAGATCGAGCACATATGGTCGAGTTAGCCCGTCAATGTGCAGAGCTAAAAAAACAAGGTCATCGAGTGGTAATGGTTTCCTCAGGTGCCATTGCTGCAGGCCGAGAACACCTTGGTTACCCCGCATTGCCCAATGCCATGGCGAGCAAGCAATTGTTGGCGGCTGTTGGGCAGAGTCGCTTGATTCAAACATGGGAGTCGCTGTTTGATATCTATGGCATCAAAATCGGTCAAATGCTGCTGACCCGAGCTGACCTTGACGATCGTGAGCGCTTTCTCAATGCTCGAGACACCATTAATGCACTGGTTGAAAACGATATCATTCCAATCGTCAATGAAAACGATGCGGTGGCGACAACAGAGATTAAAGTCGGTGACAATGATAATTTATCCGCATTAGTTGGAATCTTATGTGGGGCGAATAAGTTACTGCTGTTAACGGACCAAAAAGGCCTTTTTACCGCTGACCCTCGTAAAGACCCTAACGCTGAATTGATCAAAGAAGTCAAAACCATTGATGACACGTTACGCAAAATCGCGGGTGGCAGTGGAACAACGTTAGGAACTGGCGGGATGGCGACTAAGCTGCAAGCCGCAGACATCGCTCGTCGTGCTGGTATTGAAGTTATCATCGCCGCAGGCAGTGCCCCGAACGTTATTTTCGATTCTTTGAGTACTGAGCCACAAGGTACGCGATTCTTACCCTGTGAAGAAGCGTTAGAAAACCGTAAACGTTGGATTTTGGCAGGCCCTGCAGCAGCGGGCGATATTGTTATCGATGAGGGTGCGGTTAAAGCGGTGGTTGGCAAGGGCAGTAGTCTACTGGCAAAAGGAGTGCTGCAAGTGAGAGGCGATTTCTCTCGCGGAGAAGTGGCACGAGTAACCAATCTCGCTGGACAATTAGTCGCCCGTGGTATTAGCGCTTATTCCAGTACCGACCTTGCCAGCATTGCGGGTAAACACAGTAAAGATATTATTACTATTTTGGGCCATGACTACGGTTCAGAAGTGATTCATCGTGATGACCTTGTCGTCATTCAAGAATAA
- the nrdR gene encoding transcriptional regulator NrdR, protein MHCPFCSENDTKVIDSRLVADGHQVRRRRQCLACNERFTTFETAELVMPKVIKSNGNREPFNEDKMVGGVQRALEKRPVSADAIELAISMIKSKLRATGEREVSSEMIGNLVMEQLRDLDKVAYIRFASVYRSFEDIREFGEEIARLED, encoded by the coding sequence ATGCATTGTCCTTTTTGTTCAGAGAACGATACAAAAGTGATTGATTCTCGATTAGTCGCAGACGGACATCAGGTGCGTCGCCGACGTCAATGTCTTGCATGTAACGAACGTTTTACTACGTTTGAAACGGCTGAGCTGGTGATGCCGAAGGTGATTAAATCCAATGGTAATCGTGAGCCGTTTAATGAAGATAAAATGGTTGGCGGTGTTCAGCGTGCCCTAGAAAAACGTCCAGTCAGCGCAGATGCGATTGAATTGGCGATCAGTATGATTAAATCGAAACTGCGTGCAACAGGTGAACGTGAAGTATCCAGTGAAATGATTGGCAACCTTGTCATGGAACAACTGAGAGATTTGGACAAAGTGGCTTATATCCGCTTTGCTTCGGTCTATCGCAGTTTTGAAGATATACGTGAATTTGGCGAAGAAATTGCACGCCTTGAAGATTGA